In the Streptomyces fradiae ATCC 10745 = DSM 40063 genome, one interval contains:
- a CDS encoding ABC transporter ATP-binding protein produces the protein MGAVTSLRRCAPYLRPHRALMAGACGAAFGSMLAGLAMPLVLQRLVDGPVAERDFSALPWFIGAFALLGVAEAVLLGARRLLVIRPATRLETAMRADVAAHIQRLPLSFHARWQSGQLLSRTVSDITEIGRFVAFSAIYLVVNVAALAVGLVVLAWLAPALALVVFLAYTPMVVATTVFEQRFRVVARAAQEVGGDLSTTVEESVLGVRVLKVFGRAPETVRRFTGQARRLRVLELRKLSYTAALWWVITALPDLAIVAMIGYGGYGVATGALSLGTLMAAVTVATHLRWPADTLGWLTADASTAAAAADRYWQVRDEPVTVADPARPRPLPSPVRGEIRLEGVHYAYPGGRAAALRGVDLTIRAGSTVAVAGATGSGKSTLLSLLSRLDDPTSGRITLDGVDLRETALADLRSAVCNAFDDPVLFSGTVRDNVTLGVRDAEAPGARDAGARPADGGGAGGSGGAPGADAGAGTGAGRAPGGGVPDGAVWEALRTVRADEFVAALPEGLSTVIGEEGLGLSGGQRQRLALARAILPGPSVLVLDDALSALDVRTEREVEAALRGVLGRVTTVVAAHRPGTLRLADQVVFLSGGRVAATGTHEELMAREPAYRLLVRPPLPVAARETRAPGPGEAPLPGPAEAPAEAQVPAERAVAEDGMAGRGRPG, from the coding sequence GTGGGCGCCGTGACGTCGCTGCGGCGCTGTGCGCCGTATCTGCGCCCGCACCGGGCGCTGATGGCGGGGGCGTGCGGGGCGGCCTTCGGGTCGATGCTCGCGGGCCTGGCCATGCCGCTGGTGCTCCAGCGGCTGGTCGACGGGCCGGTCGCGGAGCGGGACTTCTCCGCCCTGCCGTGGTTCATCGGCGCCTTCGCCCTGCTCGGCGTCGCCGAGGCCGTGCTGCTGGGGGCCCGGCGGCTGCTCGTCATCCGTCCGGCGACCCGCCTGGAGACGGCGATGCGGGCGGACGTGGCCGCGCACATCCAGCGCCTCCCGCTGTCGTTCCACGCCCGCTGGCAGTCCGGCCAGCTGCTGTCCAGGACGGTGTCCGACATCACGGAGATCGGCCGGTTCGTCGCGTTCTCCGCCATCTATCTGGTGGTGAACGTGGCGGCGCTCGCCGTCGGCCTGGTCGTCCTGGCGTGGCTGGCGCCGGCGCTCGCGCTGGTCGTGTTCCTCGCGTACACGCCGATGGTGGTCGCGACCACCGTCTTCGAGCAGCGGTTCCGGGTGGTGGCGCGGGCGGCGCAGGAGGTGGGGGGCGACCTGTCCACCACGGTGGAGGAGTCGGTGCTCGGCGTACGGGTGCTGAAGGTGTTCGGGCGGGCGCCGGAGACGGTGCGCCGCTTCACCGGGCAGGCGCGCCGGCTGCGCGTCCTGGAGCTGCGCAAGCTCTCGTACACGGCGGCCCTGTGGTGGGTCATCACGGCGCTGCCGGACCTGGCGATCGTGGCGATGATCGGGTACGGCGGGTACGGCGTCGCCACCGGGGCGCTGTCGCTGGGCACGCTGATGGCGGCGGTGACGGTGGCCACCCATCTGCGCTGGCCGGCGGACACGCTGGGCTGGCTGACGGCGGACGCCTCGACGGCCGCCGCCGCGGCCGACCGGTACTGGCAGGTGCGGGACGAGCCGGTGACGGTGGCGGACCCGGCCCGGCCGCGCCCCCTGCCGTCGCCGGTGCGCGGCGAGATCCGCCTGGAGGGCGTGCACTACGCCTACCCCGGTGGCCGCGCGGCGGCGCTGCGGGGCGTCGACCTGACGATCCGGGCGGGCAGCACGGTGGCCGTGGCCGGGGCGACCGGGTCCGGCAAGAGCACGCTGCTGTCGCTGCTGTCGCGGCTGGACGACCCGACGTCCGGGCGGATCACCCTGGACGGGGTGGACCTGCGCGAGACGGCCCTGGCCGACCTGCGGTCGGCGGTGTGCAACGCGTTCGACGATCCGGTGCTCTTCTCGGGCACGGTCCGGGACAACGTGACGCTGGGCGTGCGGGACGCGGAGGCGCCCGGCGCGCGGGACGCGGGGGCCCGGCCGGCGGACGGCGGCGGGGCCGGGGGCTCCGGCGGGGCGCCGGGGGCGGACGCCGGGGCCGGGACGGGGGCCGGGCGGGCGCCGGGCGGCGGGGTGCCCGACGGCGCCGTCTGGGAGGCGCTGCGGACGGTGCGGGCGGACGAGTTCGTCGCGGCGCTGCCCGAGGGGCTGTCCACCGTGATCGGCGAGGAGGGCCTCGGGCTCTCGGGCGGCCAGCGGCAGCGGCTGGCGCTGGCGCGGGCCATCCTGCCCGGACCGTCGGTGCTGGTGCTGGACGACGCGCTGTCGGCGCTGGACGTACGGACCGAACGGGAGGTGGAGGCCGCCCTGCGCGGGGTGCTCGGCCGGGTCACCACGGTCGTGGCCGCGCACCGGCCCGGCACGCTGCGCCTGGCCGACCAGGTGGTGTTCCTCTCCGGCGGCCGGGTCGCCGCCACGGGCACGCACGAGGAGCTGATGGCGCGCGAGCCGGCGTACCGGCTGCTGGTCCGGCCCCCGCTCCCGGTCGCGGCGCGGGAGACGCGGGCGCCCGGCCCCGGGGAGGCGCCGTTGCCCGGCCCGGCGGAGGCGCCGGCGGAGGCGCAGGTGCCCGCGGAGAGGGCGGTGGCGGAGGACGGCATGGCGGGAAGGGGGCGGCCGGGATGA
- a CDS encoding UDP-GlcNAc:ribostamycin N-acetylglucosaminyltransferase: MAEAPAGRALFEIYDEGFDSPSWGGVETALWHLSRSLREAGTEAEFYRSSEGADLDALAARVERDRVDAVFPLVESDLFEGAAWRRLPALHARTVRVWHDVSRLSADLSAPPPCPVHARVPALPGAPVAEGCPARGAHPEGPMREVFLGEWPWTRCFPRRSVIPWAADHVPAKDLCDPSGPVVLQLGKIDTVDAERCLRRLTGAGVALRVVFATWSRRGREARELVRAHQGAGRRVEVLDAYDIRTDWERVFGGASLFLLPSVFHETYNFAAAEAVQLGVPVAALGEGGNLPRFASLTAPTPDALVDRLLAGGGAVAPRPRPAAGWRDVAARYAEVIREHPAAGAGPAVPAGAGEGRGGREEEHGG, from the coding sequence GTGGCTGAGGCGCCTGCCGGGCGGGCCCTGTTCGAGATCTACGACGAGGGCTTCGACTCGCCGTCGTGGGGCGGTGTGGAGACCGCCCTGTGGCACCTGTCGCGCTCCCTGCGCGAGGCGGGCACCGAGGCGGAGTTCTACCGGTCCTCGGAGGGCGCCGACCTGGACGCGCTGGCCGCGCGTGTGGAGCGGGACCGGGTGGACGCGGTCTTCCCGCTGGTGGAGAGCGACCTGTTCGAGGGCGCGGCATGGCGGCGGCTGCCCGCGCTGCACGCCCGGACGGTCCGCGTCTGGCATGACGTCAGCCGGCTCTCGGCCGACCTGTCGGCGCCGCCGCCCTGCCCCGTGCACGCGCGGGTACCCGCGCTGCCGGGGGCTCCGGTCGCGGAGGGCTGCCCGGCGCGGGGCGCGCACCCCGAGGGGCCGATGCGCGAGGTGTTCCTGGGCGAGTGGCCCTGGACGCGCTGCTTCCCGCGCCGGTCGGTGATCCCCTGGGCCGCCGACCACGTGCCGGCGAAGGACCTGTGCGACCCGTCCGGGCCGGTGGTGCTCCAGCTCGGCAAGATCGACACGGTGGACGCGGAGCGCTGCCTGCGCCGGCTCACCGGGGCCGGGGTGGCCCTGCGGGTCGTCTTCGCCACGTGGTCGCGCCGGGGCCGGGAGGCCCGCGAGCTGGTGCGCGCGCACCAGGGGGCGGGGCGGCGCGTCGAGGTGCTGGACGCCTACGACATCCGTACGGACTGGGAGCGGGTCTTCGGCGGCGCGTCGCTGTTCCTGCTGCCGTCCGTGTTCCACGAGACCTACAACTTCGCCGCGGCGGAGGCCGTCCAGCTCGGTGTGCCGGTGGCGGCCCTCGGCGAGGGCGGCAACCTGCCGCGCTTCGCGTCGCTGACCGCGCCGACGCCCGACGCCCTGGTGGACCGGCTGCTGGCGGGGGGCGGGGCGGTGGCGCCGCGTCCCCGCCCGGCGGCGGGCTGGCGGGACGTCGCCGCCCGGTACGCGGAGGTCATCCGGGAGCACCCGGCCGCCGGTGCCGGTCCGGCGGTCCCCGCGGGCGCCGGCGAGGGGCGGGGCGGACGGGAGGAGGAGCACGGTGGGTGA
- a CDS encoding PIG-L deacetylase family protein: MGEPTWEAAEDPDRTLRERLRRGRTLLVSPHPDDVAYSCGGLLAAVGRPAHATLLTVFTRSAWALPRRLRRAGARVVSERRREEELRYCRLRGLAEYRPLGFADAGLRGYDDETELSSPAEADGVRGAVEEAVAEAIRDAGADTVLAPAAVGGHVDHLLVHGAVRGAVGPGGPLTLFYEDLPYAGQRDAVDVERTLREARGLVPFASVDISGVVQQKVRGMYVYGSQTDDECVRETLRHARRGAPRRWTGGTAGAGHAAGRRGAPHTERVWTPAPAGAR, translated from the coding sequence GTGGGTGAGCCGACGTGGGAGGCGGCGGAGGACCCCGACCGGACGCTGCGGGAGCGGCTGCGGCGGGGCCGGACGCTGCTGGTCTCACCGCACCCGGACGACGTGGCGTACTCCTGCGGCGGGCTGCTGGCCGCGGTCGGCCGCCCCGCGCACGCGACGCTCCTGACGGTGTTCACCCGGTCCGCGTGGGCGCTGCCCAGACGGCTGCGGCGGGCCGGGGCGCGGGTGGTCAGCGAGCGGCGCAGGGAGGAGGAGCTGCGGTACTGCCGGCTGCGGGGCCTCGCGGAGTACCGGCCGCTCGGCTTCGCCGACGCGGGGCTGCGCGGCTACGACGACGAGACCGAGCTGTCGTCCCCGGCCGAGGCGGACGGCGTGCGCGGCGCGGTGGAGGAGGCCGTCGCCGAGGCGATACGCGACGCGGGCGCCGACACGGTGCTGGCCCCGGCCGCCGTCGGCGGGCACGTCGACCACCTCCTGGTGCACGGCGCGGTGCGCGGCGCGGTGGGCCCCGGCGGCCCGCTGACCCTGTTCTACGAGGACCTGCCGTACGCGGGGCAGCGCGACGCGGTGGACGTCGAGCGGACGCTGCGGGAGGCGCGCGGCCTGGTGCCGTTCGCGAGCGTCGACATCTCCGGTGTCGTGCAGCAGAAGGTGCGCGGCATGTACGTGTACGGCAGCCAGACGGACGACGAGTGCGTGCGCGAGACGCTGCGGCACGCCCGGCGCGGCGCGCCGCGCCGGTGGACGGGCGGGACGGCGGGGGCAGGGCATGCGGCGGGCCGCCGGGGCGCGCCGCACACCGAGCGGGTGTGGACGCCCGCCCCGGCGGGTGCCCGGTGA
- a CDS encoding histidine phosphatase family protein produces the protein MTAAQRFVLVRHAEASLNVLRDDDVMPGFDPHAGLTPLGERQARALAEHLPGDPAVGPPGPAPAPRPGPGSGPRPAVRVYSSPQRRAARTAEVLAAALGVPVLADGRLAELRAPRAFPRPMTVRQWDAVLEDRLRRPAAEPAGVESWAAQRRRVREFLDSRCPVGADGARWVLVSHSETLQAVLFELLGLEDALLHRTRFKISNTGVFIVDRTEDGCASLVVANSKTHLARTA, from the coding sequence ATGACGGCCGCCCAGCGGTTCGTGCTGGTCCGGCACGCCGAGGCGAGCCTGAACGTGCTGCGCGACGACGACGTCATGCCGGGCTTCGACCCGCATGCCGGGCTGACGCCGCTCGGCGAGCGGCAGGCGCGGGCGCTCGCCGAGCACCTGCCCGGCGACCCGGCGGTAGGCCCGCCGGGTCCCGCCCCGGCCCCGCGGCCCGGTCCGGGCTCGGGGCCCCGCCCTGCCGTGCGGGTGTACTCCAGCCCGCAGCGGCGGGCCGCCCGCACCGCCGAGGTGCTGGCCGCCGCGCTGGGCGTGCCCGTCCTGGCGGACGGCCGGCTGGCGGAGCTCCGGGCGCCGCGCGCCTTCCCCCGGCCCATGACGGTCCGCCAGTGGGACGCCGTGCTGGAGGACCGGCTGCGGCGCCCGGCGGCCGAGCCGGCGGGGGTGGAGAGCTGGGCGGCGCAGCGGCGGCGCGTCCGGGAGTTCCTGGACTCCCGCTGCCCGGTCGGCGCCGACGGGGCGCGGTGGGTGCTCGTGTCGCACTCCGAGACGCTGCAGGCCGTCCTCTTCGAGCTGCTGGGGCTGGAGGACGCGCTGCTGCACCGCACCCGTTTCAAGATCAGCAACACCGGTGTGTTCATCGTGGACAGGACGGAGGACGGATGCGCTTCCCTGGTGGTGGCGAACAGCAAGACGCACCTGGCCAGGACGGCATGA
- a CDS encoding DUF6137 domain-containing protein — protein sequence MTRMLVVKCLSDETGDDAGDIVARGCVDVDDREFVNILNRLEGYFDCTLWMRSEPARRFAVGDLVERVAAVTAPGGPPEVRRG from the coding sequence ATGACCCGCATGCTCGTCGTGAAGTGCCTGAGCGACGAGACCGGCGACGACGCCGGGGACATCGTCGCCCGGGGGTGCGTGGACGTGGACGACCGCGAGTTCGTCAACATCCTCAACCGGCTGGAGGGCTACTTCGACTGCACGCTGTGGATGCGGTCGGAGCCGGCCCGGCGCTTCGCCGTCGGCGACCTGGTGGAGCGGGTCGCCGCGGTGACGGCCCCCGGCGGCCCGCCGGAGGTGCGCCGTGGCTGA
- a CDS encoding ABC transporter ATP-binding protein codes for MSGSEDARSRARRDALLRMLLWPKRRRLAAATALALLENVCGLVPPLLIAAAIDRGVPAAVDGRWAPLIGYTAAALATGLATASVKYCFLRYSGRIAQDLLFELRHRAFAQVMGQPLAFHEAYPSGRVVARLSSDVESVEEMLEMGLDGLFSALFSMVGILAVMLWLDQPMAAVVIALFVPLYALTRWFRHRSRRAYRGTRTAVEGVVQHTVEAYNGVRAVQAFRREEANARRLDGLDARYAVARADAGLVSAVFSGGVKLIGNLSLVGLLTLGVLRIDQGHLALGTLTAFLLYVHRLYDPIDELASFANAFSAASAGLEKIGALFVRHPAVAEPERPAALPADPPGGRGAVRFEGVHFGYGQAARPVLSGVDLALEPGRTVALVGTTGAGKSTIAKLVARLYDPTAGRVTLDGVDLRELADAELRGAVSMITQEAFLFSGSVADNIALGRPDASRAEIRAAAEAVGAHGFVSALPDGYDTDVHKRGTGLSAGQRQLIAMARVMLTSPRVLILDEATSSMDTSSERAVHEALTRVLAGRTAVIIAHRLSTVAVADRVLVIEDGAVVEDGPPTRLLEGGGRFAGMHRGWLAATTA; via the coding sequence ATGAGCGGCTCGGAGGACGCGCGGTCCCGCGCCCGGCGGGACGCCCTGCTGCGGATGCTGCTGTGGCCGAAGCGGCGGCGGCTGGCGGCGGCCACGGCGCTGGCGCTGCTGGAGAACGTGTGCGGGCTGGTGCCGCCGCTGCTGATCGCCGCGGCCATCGACCGCGGGGTGCCCGCGGCGGTGGACGGGCGGTGGGCGCCGCTGATCGGCTACACCGCCGCGGCGCTGGCCACCGGGCTGGCCACGGCGAGCGTCAAGTACTGCTTCCTGCGCTACTCCGGGCGGATCGCGCAGGACCTGCTGTTCGAGCTGCGGCACCGGGCGTTCGCCCAGGTGATGGGGCAGCCGCTGGCCTTCCACGAGGCGTACCCCTCGGGCCGGGTCGTGGCCCGGCTGTCGAGCGACGTGGAGTCGGTCGAGGAGATGCTGGAGATGGGCCTGGACGGCCTGTTCTCCGCGCTGTTCTCGATGGTCGGCATCCTCGCCGTGATGCTCTGGCTCGACCAGCCGATGGCGGCGGTGGTGATCGCGCTGTTCGTCCCGCTGTACGCGCTGACGCGGTGGTTCCGGCACCGGTCGCGCCGGGCCTACCGGGGCACCCGGACGGCCGTCGAGGGCGTCGTGCAGCACACCGTCGAGGCGTACAACGGCGTCCGGGCCGTGCAGGCCTTCCGCCGCGAGGAGGCGAACGCGCGGCGGCTGGACGGGCTGGACGCCCGGTACGCGGTGGCGCGGGCCGACGCCGGGCTGGTGAGCGCCGTGTTCAGCGGCGGTGTGAAGCTCATCGGCAACCTGTCGCTGGTGGGGCTGCTGACGCTGGGGGTGCTCCGCATCGACCAGGGGCACCTGGCGCTGGGCACGCTCACGGCGTTCCTGCTGTACGTGCACCGGCTGTACGACCCGATCGACGAGCTGGCGAGCTTCGCCAACGCGTTCTCGGCGGCCTCGGCCGGGCTGGAGAAGATCGGCGCGCTGTTCGTGCGCCATCCGGCGGTGGCCGAGCCGGAGCGCCCGGCGGCGCTGCCGGCCGACCCGCCGGGCGGCCGGGGCGCCGTGCGGTTCGAGGGCGTCCACTTCGGCTACGGCCAGGCGGCCCGGCCGGTCCTCTCGGGCGTCGACCTGGCGCTCGAACCGGGCCGCACGGTCGCCCTCGTGGGTACGACCGGCGCCGGGAAGTCCACCATCGCCAAGCTGGTGGCCCGGCTCTACGACCCCACGGCGGGGCGGGTCACGCTGGACGGGGTCGACCTGCGGGAGCTGGCCGACGCGGAGCTGCGCGGCGCCGTCTCGATGATCACGCAGGAGGCGTTCCTGTTCTCCGGGTCGGTGGCCGACAACATCGCCCTGGGCCGGCCGGACGCGTCGCGGGCGGAGATCCGGGCCGCCGCGGAGGCGGTGGGCGCGCACGGGTTCGTCAGCGCGCTGCCGGACGGCTACGACACCGACGTGCACAAGCGCGGCACGGGCCTGTCGGCCGGCCAGCGGCAGCTGATCGCCATGGCACGGGTGATGCTGACCTCGCCCCGCGTGCTGATCCTCGACGAGGCGACGTCCAGCATGGACACCTCCTCGGAGCGGGCCGTGCACGAGGCGCTGACCCGGGTCCTGGCCGGGCGCACCGCGGTGATCATCGCGCACCGCCTGTCCACGGTGGCCGTCGCCGACCGCGTCCTGGTGATCGAGGACGGGGCGGTGGTGGAGGACGGGCCCCCGACGCGGCTGCTGGAGGGCGGTGGGCGCTTCGCCGGCATGCACCGGGGCTGGCTGGCCGCCACGACGGCGTGA
- a CDS encoding GMC oxidoreductase: MKRLRGTLPSDARHAWHPEPLGPAHRDGWDTRDDDRVWDVVVIGSGASGSVAADRLVRQGLDVLMIEEGFRLSPDLGNPELDDMCRTALARDGQGGWTDEGWPWTTSNLGGGTVFYGGASWRYRPFDFDPSELVDAGGLDVRWPYGLAELAPYYDVLERRLGVCGGEEGEGSRGPAHPPTAAAEVLYEAGTALGYEPFPTPLAINRHAHGGRSACERNSLCVSHQCSTGAKGDAVAVFLAPLAAHPNFTLRTGVRALRLNQDRPDAVGSVTCLDRLGRTTHRVRARSFVVACNAIQSAALLLRSRGGRAPDGVGNHSGLVGRGLTMKLSEYVSGVVDAPSAATLADWRAHAGPFSTIAFLDHYLDADCPTGVGGMIYESKNDMPSRIRDDVLELRIETILADHPNLDNRVRLSSHADEDGVPAVVIDYTPDPRDLRRLAYMTDVCERLLRKAGATGIAHEESGFAQGSCHLHGTCRAGDDPATSVVDGWGRVHSAPNVYVVDGGFMPYPGGLNPTLTIQAHALRSAKAVAGDLVSRHTAHV; this comes from the coding sequence ATGAAGCGCCTTCGAGGCACCCTGCCCTCGGACGCACGGCACGCGTGGCACCCGGAGCCGCTGGGTCCCGCGCACCGCGACGGCTGGGACACCCGTGACGACGACCGGGTCTGGGACGTCGTCGTGATCGGCAGCGGCGCCAGCGGCTCCGTCGCCGCGGACCGGCTCGTCCGGCAGGGCCTGGACGTCCTGATGATCGAGGAGGGCTTCCGGCTCTCCCCCGACCTCGGCAACCCCGAGCTGGACGACATGTGCCGCACGGCGCTGGCCCGTGACGGCCAGGGCGGCTGGACCGACGAGGGCTGGCCGTGGACGACGTCCAACCTCGGCGGCGGCACGGTCTTCTACGGCGGCGCCTCCTGGCGCTACCGGCCGTTCGACTTCGACCCGAGCGAGCTGGTGGACGCCGGCGGGCTCGACGTCCGCTGGCCGTACGGGCTGGCCGAACTCGCGCCGTACTACGACGTGCTGGAACGCCGGCTGGGGGTGTGCGGCGGCGAGGAGGGCGAGGGCAGCCGCGGCCCCGCGCACCCCCCGACGGCCGCGGCCGAGGTGCTCTACGAGGCGGGCACCGCACTCGGCTACGAGCCCTTCCCCACCCCGCTGGCCATCAACCGGCACGCCCACGGCGGGCGTTCGGCGTGCGAGCGCAACTCGCTGTGCGTGAGCCACCAGTGCTCGACGGGCGCCAAGGGCGACGCGGTCGCGGTCTTCCTCGCACCGCTCGCCGCGCACCCCAACTTCACCCTGCGCACCGGTGTACGGGCCCTGCGCCTGAACCAGGACCGGCCGGACGCCGTCGGTTCGGTGACCTGCCTGGACCGGCTCGGCCGCACCACGCACCGCGTCCGCGCCCGGTCGTTCGTCGTCGCGTGCAACGCGATCCAGAGCGCCGCGCTGCTGCTGCGCTCCCGCGGCGGGCGCGCCCCGGACGGCGTGGGGAACCACTCCGGCCTGGTCGGGCGCGGCCTGACGATGAAGCTGAGCGAGTACGTGAGCGGTGTGGTCGACGCGCCGTCCGCCGCGACGCTCGCCGACTGGCGCGCGCACGCGGGCCCGTTCTCCACGATCGCGTTCCTCGACCACTACCTGGACGCCGACTGCCCCACCGGGGTCGGCGGGATGATCTACGAGTCGAAGAACGACATGCCCTCGCGCATCCGCGACGACGTGCTGGAACTGCGCATCGAGACGATCCTGGCCGACCACCCGAACCTCGACAACCGGGTGCGGCTCTCCTCGCACGCCGACGAGGACGGCGTGCCGGCCGTGGTCATCGACTACACGCCCGACCCCCGCGACCTGCGCCGCCTCGCGTACATGACGGACGTGTGCGAGCGGCTGCTGCGGAAGGCGGGCGCGACCGGGATCGCGCACGAGGAGAGCGGCTTCGCCCAGGGGAGCTGCCACCTGCACGGCACGTGCCGGGCCGGCGACGACCCGGCGACGTCGGTGGTCGACGGCTGGGGCCGGGTCCACTCGGCGCCCAACGTGTACGTCGTCGACGGCGGCTTCATGCCGTACCCGGGCGGCCTGAACCCCACGCTCACCATCCAGGCGCACGCGCTGCGCAGCGCCAAGGCGGTCGCCGGCGACCTCGTGTCCCGGCACACCGCGCACGTCTGA
- a CDS encoding glycosyltransferase family 4 protein, which translates to MRVLRLTPFFHHDCVTAWPAEFDAVGGMQVQILRLSRELADRGVEQLVMTVGFPGLPRERVDRPGLRVRVTRAPLPRLRSELTGLVGLNQAWLAAVLTACAPLRRTWRPDLVHVHADGQLWALLAGPLVSRLVGAPYCLTLHCSRLASYEPMSRFDRLQHRLVAAAERYALRRARRVSTLTSRTADTVARLLPLDRALVDVLPDSVGDVRPVARPEAEEYVRSLGVPAGRPVVGWVGRVAHEKGWRDFVAMAERWDAGSGAPGAVFAVVGDGPQRERMREAVEAAGLADRFVFTGFLPHDAVPSVMTALDVLVMPSAHEELGGSALEAMVCGTPVAGYAVGGLRDTVGSVTPSLLVPRGDVAALTRAAGDAVTDAERHRKTVAAAVPDLLGRYGADTVERALEHYRLAVGRASGGGAGWAP; encoded by the coding sequence GTGCGTGTGCTGCGGCTCACCCCCTTCTTCCACCACGACTGCGTCACCGCCTGGCCCGCGGAGTTCGACGCCGTCGGGGGCATGCAGGTGCAGATCCTCCGCCTCTCGCGGGAACTGGCCGACCGCGGCGTGGAGCAGCTCGTCATGACCGTCGGGTTCCCCGGCCTGCCCAGGGAGCGCGTCGACCGGCCCGGCCTCCGGGTCCGGGTCACCCGGGCGCCGCTGCCCCGGCTGCGCTCCGAACTGACCGGCCTCGTGGGGCTCAACCAGGCGTGGCTCGCCGCGGTGCTGACGGCCTGTGCGCCGCTGCGCCGCACCTGGAGGCCCGACCTGGTGCACGTCCACGCGGACGGCCAGCTCTGGGCGCTGCTCGCCGGGCCGCTCGTCTCGCGTCTGGTCGGCGCGCCGTACTGCCTCACCCTGCACTGCTCGCGGCTGGCCTCGTACGAGCCGATGTCCCGCTTCGACCGGCTCCAGCACCGGCTGGTGGCGGCGGCCGAGCGGTACGCGCTGCGGCGGGCGCGCCGGGTGTCGACGCTGACCTCGCGCACCGCGGACACGGTGGCGCGGCTGCTGCCGCTCGACCGGGCCCTGGTGGACGTGCTGCCCGACTCGGTCGGCGACGTGCGGCCGGTGGCGCGGCCGGAGGCCGAGGAGTACGTGCGGTCGCTCGGCGTGCCCGCCGGGCGGCCGGTGGTGGGCTGGGTCGGCCGGGTCGCGCACGAGAAGGGGTGGCGGGACTTCGTCGCGATGGCGGAGCGGTGGGACGCCGGGTCGGGCGCCCCGGGGGCGGTGTTCGCCGTGGTGGGCGACGGGCCGCAGCGGGAGCGGATGCGGGAGGCGGTCGAGGCGGCGGGGCTCGCGGACCGGTTCGTGTTCACCGGTTTCCTGCCCCATGACGCCGTGCCGTCCGTGATGACGGCGCTGGACGTCCTCGTCATGCCGTCCGCCCACGAGGAGCTGGGCGGCAGCGCGCTGGAGGCCATGGTGTGCGGCACGCCCGTCGCGGGCTACGCGGTCGGCGGGCTGCGCGACACGGTCGGCTCGGTCACGCCCTCCCTGCTCGTCCCGCGGGGCGACGTGGCGGCGCTGACCCGCGCCGCCGGCGACGCGGTCACGGACGCCGAACGGCACCGCAAGACGGTCGCGGCGGCCGTTCCCGACCTGCTGGGCCGGTACGGCGCGGACACCGTCGAGCGGGCGCTGGAGCACTACCGGCTGGCCGTCGGCCGGGCGTCCGGAGGGGGTGCCGGGTGGGCGCCGTGA
- a CDS encoding radical SAM protein, with protein MTTDIVWPPPVRQVRAYRNIVVDGACNIRCTYCEVKKTKVDQPATIRSLDRIFAEYEPDAVLFRVESDGEITLYPKIVDHLQKRAAEGYRVEVLSNGTKLPRALEGRPDLLWVFSVDGHTEAMNAKRGLKQPQIDRILDAAVELGAELQTVYWGQPVEEVNAYIDLLESRGYRGLLHFMPLLAFKGRPLTVNLRYQDLHPADFLAPPEYFRRWNHIFETGRRDAVCDQITNGYNYQVSGDEIRMVKCDCYSVPKHLVHGFGPIREFDDWPCGTCIANQEFNNSRERMRVPQGRIPLPLV; from the coding sequence ATGACCACCGACATCGTGTGGCCGCCCCCGGTGCGGCAGGTCCGCGCCTACCGCAACATCGTCGTGGACGGCGCCTGCAACATCCGGTGCACCTACTGCGAGGTCAAGAAGACCAAGGTGGACCAGCCCGCCACCATCCGTTCCCTGGACCGGATCTTCGCCGAGTACGAGCCGGACGCGGTGCTGTTCCGGGTGGAGTCCGACGGCGAGATCACCCTCTACCCGAAGATCGTCGACCATCTGCAGAAGCGGGCCGCCGAGGGGTACCGCGTCGAGGTGCTGAGCAACGGCACCAAGCTGCCCAGGGCCCTGGAGGGGCGCCCCGACCTGCTGTGGGTGTTCTCGGTCGACGGGCACACCGAGGCCATGAACGCCAAGCGCGGCCTGAAGCAGCCGCAGATCGACCGCATCCTCGACGCCGCCGTCGAGCTGGGGGCGGAGCTCCAGACCGTGTACTGGGGCCAGCCGGTGGAGGAGGTCAACGCCTACATCGACCTGCTGGAGTCCCGCGGCTACCGGGGACTGCTCCACTTCATGCCGCTGCTGGCCTTCAAGGGCCGGCCGCTGACCGTGAACCTGCGCTACCAGGACCTGCACCCGGCGGACTTCCTGGCGCCGCCGGAGTACTTCCGCCGCTGGAACCACATCTTCGAGACCGGCAGGCGGGACGCGGTCTGCGACCAGATCACCAACGGCTACAACTACCAGGTGTCCGGCGACGAGATCCGGATGGTCAAGTGCGACTGCTACTCGGTGCCCAAGCACCTGGTGCACGGCTTCGGCCCGATCCGGGAGTTCGACGACTGGCCGTGCGGGACCTGCATCGCCAACCAGGAGTTCAACAACTCGCGCGAGCGGATGCGCGTCCCGCAGGGGCGGATCCCGCTGCCGCTCGTATGA